Proteins from a single region of Acidianus ambivalens:
- a CDS encoding MazG nucleotide pyrophosphohydrolase domain-containing protein, giving the protein MEIKKAQEKLKEMYLQKDKDRGLFATFTWFTEEVGELAEALLSGERNKIEEELADVIAWAISIANLENIDVEEALRKKYNL; this is encoded by the coding sequence TTGGAAATTAAGAAAGCTCAAGAAAAATTAAAGGAAATGTATTTACAAAAGGATAAAGATAGAGGGCTTTTCGCTACTTTTACGTGGTTTACTGAAGAAGTTGGAGAGCTAGCAGAGGCTCTCCTATCTGGTGAAAGGAATAAAATTGAGGAAGAACTCGCAGATGTCATAGCTTGGGCAATATCGATAGCCAACTTAGAGAATATCGATGTAGAAGAAGCTTTAAGGAAAAAGTACAACTTATAA
- a CDS encoding class I fructose-bisphosphate aldolase: protein MSGLTIRMKRLFEKGKAFVVALDHGLVMGPLKGIENPIEVVSKLSNIPDALQMTPAMLKLVEENFYSRNSPMLIARLDTANVWRREKKYSQGYYSMVYQIKEAVEAGADAVVTYLVVGYGDDRVEGYNVEALAKARAEAHDYGIPFIIEPLYVSPDNPDSVKDANFVKYVTRLASEIGADILKVDYTGNKEEFKEVVNVAFAPILIRGGPKTRDDKEFLSMLKDAVDAGASGVTVGRNLWQSKNPTAMAKAIADVIRGKSVDEASKLLVG from the coding sequence ATGTCTGGTTTAACAATTAGAATGAAAAGGCTTTTTGAAAAAGGAAAGGCTTTCGTTGTAGCTTTAGATCATGGGCTCGTAATGGGACCGTTAAAAGGTATTGAAAATCCGATAGAAGTTGTAAGTAAACTATCAAATATTCCCGACGCTTTACAAATGACTCCAGCCATGCTTAAGCTTGTTGAGGAGAATTTTTACAGCAGAAATTCCCCTATGCTAATAGCTAGGTTAGATACTGCAAATGTTTGGAGAAGAGAAAAGAAATACTCTCAAGGATATTATTCAATGGTTTACCAGATTAAAGAAGCTGTAGAAGCCGGGGCAGACGCTGTAGTTACTTATCTGGTAGTAGGTTATGGAGATGATAGAGTGGAAGGTTACAATGTAGAAGCCTTAGCTAAGGCAAGAGCAGAGGCTCACGATTACGGTATTCCATTTATCATAGAACCATTATATGTATCTCCTGACAATCCAGACTCAGTAAAGGACGCTAATTTCGTTAAATATGTAACCAGGTTAGCCTCAGAGATTGGTGCAGATATTTTGAAAGTCGATTATACTGGAAATAAGGAAGAGTTCAAAGAAGTAGTAAACGTAGCGTTCGCTCCAATATTAATAAGAGGCGGGCCAAAAACTAGGGACGATAAAGAGTTTTTATCAATGCTTAAGGACGCAGTTGATGCGGGAGCAAGTGGAGTAACTGTTGGTAGAAACTTATGGCAGTCAAAGAACCCTACGGCAATGGCAAAGGCTATAGCTGATGTAATAAGGGGTAAAAGCGTTGATGAAGCTTCAAAACTTCTGGTAGGTTAA
- a CDS encoding BadF/BadG/BcrA/BcrD ATPase family protein, with amino-acid sequence MILVGVDAGGTSTISIAYTCEGKFIGIGESGPGNFHNVGLENAVNNIRDAIYKSTKGLKPDVACIGLAGLDSKYDYEVLSSALKDLAKDTIIEHDSFISLYAETRGKPGIIIISGTGSVVMGYDGKQRIRVGGAGWLLSDEGSAYWVGRKALRLLVKMLDGREEKTLLADLILQRLSASGLDDLIKWTYHEGHKIEEIASLAQVVDIAANKGDKKAQELFYLAAKEIANNVVYISKKLGIRTAYMSGGMFSSKLFKSYVIEQLKKEGIVAFDKKKSPEFGALLIAFDKAGCVNEPEEPRLHS; translated from the coding sequence ATGATTCTTGTAGGTGTAGATGCAGGAGGAACTTCAACTATTTCAATAGCATATACATGCGAAGGAAAATTCATTGGAATTGGGGAATCTGGTCCAGGAAATTTCCACAATGTTGGATTAGAGAATGCAGTGAACAATATAAGGGATGCTATTTACAAGTCAACGAAAGGATTGAAGCCAGACGTAGCCTGCATAGGCTTAGCAGGCCTGGATTCAAAATATGATTATGAAGTCCTTTCTTCAGCTCTTAAGGATTTGGCTAAGGATACTATTATAGAACACGATTCTTTCATTTCTCTTTATGCAGAGACTAGAGGTAAGCCTGGGATTATAATAATTTCTGGAACCGGAAGCGTAGTGATGGGATATGATGGTAAACAAAGAATTAGAGTTGGTGGTGCAGGCTGGTTATTATCGGATGAAGGTTCTGCTTATTGGGTAGGAAGAAAAGCATTAAGACTCTTAGTAAAAATGCTTGATGGAAGAGAAGAAAAAACGCTGTTGGCCGATTTAATATTACAAAGGCTTTCAGCTAGCGGTCTAGATGATTTAATAAAATGGACTTATCATGAAGGACACAAGATTGAGGAAATAGCATCTTTAGCTCAAGTAGTCGATATAGCAGCAAATAAAGGAGATAAAAAAGCCCAAGAGCTTTTTTATCTAGCGGCTAAGGAGATAGCAAATAACGTAGTTTATATTTCTAAAAAGTTAGGAATAAGAACAGCTTACATGAGTGGAGGAATGTTTTCATCTAAGTTGTTTAAATCTTATGTTATAGAACAGCTGAAGAAAGAAGGCATAGTAGCTTTTGACAAAAAGAAAAGCCCAGAATTTGGTGCTTTATTGATAGCCTTTGATAAAGCTGGTTGCGTTAATGAACCGGAAGAGCCACGCCTTCACTCCTAG
- a CDS encoding nucleotidyltransferase family protein, with protein MIRKAVITAAGKGSRMKYITSVLPKALLPLFKQEDGKRVMRPIIDLIMSSLSAVGVNNFCIVVGKHGKLLMDYLFERGVTFVFQEEPKGFGDAVLRAENFACGEPFFVHADDGVLTGGYSEASELYEENKPEAVLLLRKVNNPFRYGIVKAEEKGEFRNHKLYKIIDAQEKPKQPFSDLAISAVYVFKPSIFKALKEVENYEGELELTYGIKKILDQGGEIYAILLEKEKWLNVGDPEHYYEALKYSFEQI; from the coding sequence ATGATAAGAAAGGCAGTAATAACTGCCGCAGGAAAAGGTAGCAGAATGAAATACATAACGTCAGTCTTGCCAAAGGCACTTTTACCACTTTTTAAGCAAGAAGATGGAAAAAGAGTGATGAGACCAATAATAGACTTAATAATGTCTTCCCTATCTGCCGTGGGGGTTAATAATTTTTGCATAGTCGTTGGTAAACATGGTAAGTTATTAATGGACTATCTATTTGAAAGAGGAGTAACTTTCGTTTTCCAAGAAGAACCAAAAGGCTTTGGAGATGCGGTACTTAGAGCAGAAAATTTCGCTTGTGGCGAACCTTTCTTCGTTCATGCAGATGACGGTGTTCTTACTGGCGGATACTCTGAAGCTTCAGAATTATATGAAGAAAACAAGCCGGAAGCAGTCCTATTACTTAGGAAAGTAAATAATCCTTTTAGATATGGAATTGTAAAAGCTGAGGAAAAGGGAGAGTTTAGAAATCATAAGTTATATAAAATAATAGACGCGCAAGAAAAACCTAAACAGCCTTTCTCAGATCTTGCAATTTCGGCAGTTTATGTTTTCAAACCTAGTATATTTAAAGCACTAAAGGAAGTAGAAAACTATGAAGGGGAACTGGAACTAACATATGGTATAAAGAAAATCTTAGATCAAGGAGGAGAAATTTATGCCATACTTTTAGAAAAAGAAAAATGGCTTAACGTGGGAGATCCAGAACATTATTATGAAGCTCTAAAATACTCTTTCGAACAAATATGA
- a CDS encoding teichoic acid transporter translates to MLKTKKSPGFVRIGLFNLLVKTAVAPISFLFSFLVVRYLSSISIETFGVWQYIYVLITGYFTIPADLFSSITSRYSAEGKNVGGIIIINALAGSISSFAYFLLIPTFIHSAGYNQPIYFYTAIMLIVLIYLNRISGSVAIGRSPRLTAISASGFQIVRLLSAIIMMFYLNLSINAVIFAYSLGYLVQIIFNLTFVNARLGIDFKVALSAVRKSIVFIMNYVQLMIEATLVWVVVFIVHSAIPVSYFESALIISNLVGWSQAATDGLILKLQESRDPKLIEIAIKFFFTTGGVFLLIIFVDGERLLYVLRPDYVSSIYALIVLSFSTFIRSAYSIFYRAIYMADESLAVESKGEFRGYTAKLTTRNVIISSIGVSSSLLLIYLFKNGNIYKISPILAVFISLALLVNSLGMFFSSYFMSKKIYRFNFPIREVVISLILSAVSSLPFIGISKVRAIEQMVIMLELTPLALFLYVSLSYIFNPYARTLIHSILREVKNFKL, encoded by the coding sequence ATGTTAAAAACTAAAAAATCGCCTGGATTCGTTAGAATAGGATTATTTAACCTTTTAGTAAAGACTGCTGTAGCTCCAATATCTTTTCTCTTTTCCTTTTTGGTAGTTAGGTATTTATCTTCTATATCTATAGAAACTTTTGGAGTTTGGCAGTATATTTACGTGCTAATAACCGGGTATTTTACCATTCCTGCAGATCTTTTTTCCTCAATAACCTCAAGGTACTCTGCTGAAGGCAAAAACGTAGGCGGAATAATAATTATTAATGCATTAGCCGGCTCTATTTCTTCCTTTGCTTACTTCCTTTTGATCCCAACATTCATTCACTCTGCTGGATATAATCAACCTATTTATTTTTACACTGCAATTATGCTTATTGTACTTATTTACTTGAATAGAATCTCCGGTTCTGTTGCAATAGGCAGATCTCCTAGGTTAACCGCAATAAGTGCTTCAGGGTTTCAAATAGTTAGACTACTTTCCGCAATAATTATGATGTTTTACCTAAATCTATCAATAAATGCAGTAATATTTGCATATTCCTTAGGATATTTGGTTCAGATAATTTTCAATTTAACTTTCGTCAACGCTAGATTAGGAATAGACTTTAAAGTAGCTTTGTCTGCAGTTAGGAAATCAATTGTATTTATAATGAACTACGTGCAGTTAATGATAGAGGCAACTCTAGTTTGGGTTGTTGTTTTTATAGTTCACTCCGCTATCCCTGTATCATACTTTGAGTCTGCTTTAATAATTTCAAATTTGGTAGGTTGGTCTCAAGCGGCTACTGATGGGTTAATACTTAAACTTCAAGAAAGTAGGGATCCTAAATTAATAGAAATCGCAATAAAGTTCTTCTTTACTACTGGTGGGGTATTTCTCTTAATAATCTTTGTTGATGGAGAAAGATTGCTTTACGTTCTTAGGCCAGATTATGTTTCTTCAATATATGCCTTAATTGTACTATCTTTCTCAACTTTCATAAGATCTGCATATAGCATCTTTTATAGAGCAATATACATGGCTGACGAATCGTTGGCTGTAGAATCTAAAGGAGAATTTAGAGGATACACCGCTAAGCTAACCACAAGAAATGTGATAATCTCAAGTATAGGTGTTTCATCTTCTCTTCTTCTAATTTATTTGTTTAAAAATGGGAATATATATAAAATTTCTCCTATTCTGGCCGTTTTTATTTCGCTAGCACTACTTGTAAACTCCTTGGGCATGTTCTTTTCTTCGTATTTTATGTCAAAGAAAATTTACCGCTTTAATTTTCCAATAAGAGAAGTCGTAATTTCATTAATTCTTTCAGCAGTTTCTTCTTTACCTTTTATAGGAATAAGTAAAGTCAGAGCAATAGAACAAATGGTCATAATGCTAGAATTGACTCCTTTAGCTTTATTCCTTTATGTATCCTTAAGTTATATCTTTAATCCATACGCTAGAACTTTAATACATTCTATATTAAGAGAAGTAAAAAACTTTAAGCTATAA
- a CDS encoding gamma-glutamyltransferase family protein, translating into MISAVGKKVVATQNYIASYFGAKILESGGNAFDASIAISAVLSVVLPHTSGLGGDGFILIKSSEGIKAYNSSGWSPKNLKAEKINERDPNSVVVPGLVDLWNYLQENYTTMDLYELLKPAISLATNGFYVGRALHHAIITSPKFNPQFEKLFGNKRFGDFIKLPRLGKILKEISRDPREFYEGKISQEIVEGLKSQGVPVESDDFSQFHGEEVSLLKIRYKDYDVYEFPPNTQGLTTLQILKMVELSRINKLPYNDIKRVNNHVKISILAYDDRDRYIADPRFYQPPSYLLDEGYLIQKMTTEGIPVNLYDGDTTFFVVSDGENEVGFIQSLFYPFGSGIIVDDIVFNNRGYGFKDGVNKPEGRKRPLHTLSILLASKDNEDLIIGCAGGDLRPQIHSEVFEYYADYSMEIDEAVNAPRFMYVNGKVIAEKRLGIPATQTEYLSSEVGIVQAMKRKGDEFIAVADPRSEGVALPVH; encoded by the coding sequence ATGATATCTGCAGTAGGTAAAAAGGTTGTGGCTACACAAAATTATATTGCAAGCTATTTTGGGGCAAAGATCTTGGAGAGCGGAGGGAACGCGTTTGATGCTTCTATAGCAATAAGTGCAGTATTATCAGTAGTTTTGCCTCACACTAGTGGGTTAGGAGGAGATGGATTTATTTTAATAAAATCCTCTGAAGGTATAAAAGCTTACAACTCTTCAGGTTGGTCTCCTAAGAATTTAAAGGCCGAAAAGATTAATGAAAGAGACCCCAATTCAGTTGTGGTTCCAGGGCTAGTAGATCTATGGAATTACTTGCAAGAAAATTATACTACAATGGATCTTTATGAACTCTTAAAGCCTGCAATCTCTCTAGCAACAAACGGATTTTATGTAGGAAGAGCTTTACATCATGCTATAATAACTTCTCCAAAATTTAATCCTCAATTTGAAAAGCTATTTGGGAATAAGAGATTCGGAGATTTCATAAAATTGCCTAGACTAGGTAAAATTCTTAAGGAGATTTCAAGAGATCCAAGGGAATTTTATGAAGGAAAAATTTCCCAAGAAATAGTAGAAGGACTAAAAAGTCAAGGTGTACCAGTGGAGAGTGATGATTTTTCTCAATTTCATGGTGAAGAGGTTTCCTTACTAAAGATTAGGTACAAGGACTACGACGTTTACGAATTCCCACCGAATACTCAAGGATTAACGACGCTACAAATCCTAAAGATGGTAGAGTTGTCTAGAATAAATAAATTACCCTATAATGATATTAAGAGAGTAAATAATCATGTAAAAATTTCAATTTTAGCGTACGACGACAGAGATAGGTATATAGCGGATCCTAGGTTTTATCAACCTCCTTCCTATTTGTTAGATGAAGGATATTTAATTCAGAAAATGACTACTGAAGGCATTCCGGTTAACTTATATGATGGAGACACTACATTCTTCGTTGTATCAGATGGAGAAAATGAGGTAGGATTTATACAAAGCTTGTTTTACCCATTTGGGTCTGGAATAATAGTCGACGACATCGTGTTTAATAATAGAGGATATGGATTTAAAGATGGGGTAAACAAACCCGAAGGCAGAAAAAGGCCACTTCATACTCTCTCTATCCTGCTTGCAAGCAAAGACAATGAGGACTTAATAATAGGTTGTGCAGGCGGAGATTTAAGGCCACAAATTCATTCTGAAGTATTTGAATATTATGCAGACTACTCAATGGAAATTGATGAGGCAGTGAATGCCCCTAGGTTCATGTACGTTAATGGTAAGGTCATTGCAGAGAAGAGATTAGGAATTCCAGCAACACAAACGGAGTATCTATCGAGCGAAGTTGGAATTGTTCAAGCAATGAAAAGGAAAGGAGACGAATTTATAGCTGTTGCAGATCCTAGGAGTGAAGGCGTGGCTCTTCCGGTTCATTAA
- a CDS encoding ATP-binding protein, with protein MFNPESFIEEVKPQILKEVREEKILAAISGGVDSTTAAVLMYKILGKQLLPIMIDTGFLRKNEARKVKDMLKDILPLQVVDKSEEFISALEGISDAEEKRKKFRDLFYSTLSAIAKENGIRYLVQGTIAADWVETQGGIKTQHNVLVQLGIDTEKTWGFKVIEPLADLYKDEVRALAKYLGLPKEISERQPFPGPGLLIRVVGKLTREKLEIEREVNEIVENELKDFGYSQYFSVIIDSQKSLDDLISSEVKVPVYVYNTRATGVKGDVRSYGKIASIPLIDDYEKVREIVQKITKYDVTHVEMIINDRKDGKYSIGIRAVLTQDFMTADFAKIELSKLQKIAEKIMEINKEIKEVLYDVTSKPPATIEYE; from the coding sequence GTGTTTAATCCAGAAAGTTTCATTGAGGAAGTAAAGCCCCAAATATTAAAGGAAGTAAGAGAAGAGAAAATTTTAGCCGCAATTAGTGGTGGTGTAGATAGCACAACTGCTGCAGTATTAATGTATAAAATTTTGGGGAAACAGCTTCTTCCAATCATGATAGATACCGGCTTTCTTAGGAAAAATGAAGCAAGGAAAGTTAAAGATATGCTTAAAGATATTTTACCCCTGCAGGTAGTTGATAAAAGTGAAGAATTCATTTCAGCACTTGAAGGAATTTCTGATGCTGAAGAAAAGAGGAAGAAATTTAGAGATTTATTTTACTCTACTCTTTCAGCAATAGCAAAAGAAAATGGAATAAGATATCTCGTACAAGGTACAATAGCCGCAGATTGGGTTGAAACTCAAGGAGGGATAAAAACTCAGCATAACGTTTTAGTTCAACTGGGAATTGACACAGAAAAAACTTGGGGATTTAAGGTAATAGAACCTTTAGCAGACCTTTATAAGGATGAAGTAAGAGCGCTTGCAAAATATTTAGGTTTACCTAAAGAAATATCTGAAAGGCAACCTTTTCCTGGGCCAGGATTGTTAATAAGAGTAGTAGGAAAACTTACTAGAGAAAAATTAGAAATAGAGAGAGAAGTTAATGAAATTGTAGAGAACGAATTAAAAGATTTTGGTTACTCTCAATATTTTTCAGTAATCATTGACTCTCAAAAGTCCTTAGATGACTTAATATCAAGTGAGGTTAAAGTTCCGGTTTACGTTTATAATACGAGAGCTACTGGAGTCAAAGGCGATGTTAGGAGCTACGGTAAAATAGCTTCCATTCCTTTAATTGATGATTATGAAAAAGTTAGAGAAATTGTGCAAAAAATTACAAAATATGACGTAACTCACGTAGAGATGATAATAAATGATAGAAAAGACGGTAAATATTCTATAGGAATTAGGGCAGTTTTAACTCAAGATTTTATGACTGCAGATTTCGCTAAGATCGAGTTATCTAAACTTCAGAAAATTGCAGAAAAAATTATGGAGATTAACAAGGAAATTAAAGAAGTATTATACGACGTTACTTCCAAGCCTCCAGCAACTATCGAATATGAATAA
- the htpX gene encoding zinc metalloprotease HtpX gives MNLTVLKLRLGMILTSLGIFLLGFALVFAVVSYFYGMSFAPAIIIGILSFLIALNIIQWLFGPYLINAMYKAVEVTPNDPKYGWLVDVVNEVAYYNKISPPPKVYIADVPFPNAFAYGSPIAGRRVAITLPLLKILNKEEIKAVLGHELGHLRHKDVELLMAIGLIPALIFWIGYSLMWSGMLGGEGEGRNNNAGSLWLVGIALLAVSYIFQFFLLHLNRMREAYADVNSAETVPGGAENLQRALAKITLSVDPETIERYRRKHNNNIVNMLFFAPTEVQEDIPENNVDELIEYWKREKVPWYADFFSDHPHPAKRIQLLEKLKYSH, from the coding sequence ATGAACTTAACAGTCTTAAAACTTAGACTTGGAATGATCCTTACTAGTTTAGGAATCTTTTTACTAGGTTTTGCATTAGTTTTTGCAGTAGTTAGTTACTTTTATGGGATGAGCTTCGCACCAGCTATAATTATAGGAATACTTAGCTTCTTGATAGCATTAAATATCATACAGTGGCTATTTGGACCATACTTAATAAATGCAATGTACAAAGCCGTAGAGGTAACACCAAATGATCCAAAGTACGGATGGTTAGTAGACGTTGTTAATGAAGTTGCGTATTATAATAAAATTTCACCACCTCCTAAGGTATACATAGCTGACGTACCATTCCCTAACGCATTTGCTTATGGAAGTCCTATTGCAGGAAGAAGAGTTGCAATAACTTTGCCGCTATTGAAGATACTAAACAAAGAAGAAATAAAAGCCGTATTAGGTCACGAGTTAGGTCATTTAAGACATAAAGACGTAGAACTGCTAATGGCAATAGGTTTAATTCCTGCACTCATATTTTGGATAGGCTATTCGTTAATGTGGAGCGGGATGCTAGGCGGTGAAGGAGAAGGGAGAAACAATAATGCGGGGAGCTTATGGTTAGTAGGCATAGCCTTATTAGCCGTAAGCTACATATTCCAGTTCTTCCTTCTCCATCTAAATAGAATGAGAGAAGCTTATGCAGATGTAAATTCAGCTGAAACTGTACCAGGCGGAGCAGAGAACTTGCAAAGGGCCTTGGCTAAGATAACGCTATCTGTAGATCCAGAAACAATAGAAAGGTATAGGAGAAAGCACAATAATAATATAGTCAACATGTTATTCTTTGCCCCTACTGAAGTTCAAGAAGATATCCCAGAAAATAATGTTGACGAGCTTATAGAATATTGGAAACGCGAAAAAGTACCTTGGTATGCGGACTTTTTCAGCGACCATCCACATCCCGCAAAAAGGATACAACTCTTAGAAAAGCTAAAATATTCTCATTAA
- the agl3 gene encoding UDP-sulfoquinovose synthase: protein MRVLILGIDGYIGWALALRLVSKNHEVYGMDNLSTRKAVEEIGSDSAFPLPAPEERVNAVKKYLDADIKFYKGDITDKEKLREVIKESKPDVIVDFAEQRSAPYSMKDLDHAVYTINNNLDGTLNLIYLVKEIDPSIHILKMGTMGEYGTPNFDIPESAFIEATINGKKDKIFTPRWGGSVYHFSKIFDSYLLAYFNQLFGLTITDIMQGPVYGSRISEIVNESLRTRFDFDEVWGTVVNRFCVEAVLGLPLTPYGKGGQTRGFISLEDSVEALRTLIEHPPKQGEYRVVNQFMEIHSVNEIAQMVKEAGEELGLHVEIKHVENPRVEAEEHYYNPERKILESLGFTPKRFMREEVKNMIEDLLPYRERLEKFKDVIMPKTKWRK, encoded by the coding sequence ATGAGAGTTCTAATCCTTGGAATAGATGGTTACATAGGTTGGGCATTGGCTCTAAGGTTGGTTTCAAAAAATCACGAAGTTTACGGCATGGATAATCTATCAACTAGGAAAGCAGTAGAAGAAATAGGTTCAGATTCTGCTTTTCCTTTACCGGCTCCAGAGGAGAGAGTAAACGCGGTAAAAAAATACCTTGACGCTGACATAAAATTCTATAAAGGAGATATAACTGACAAGGAAAAATTAAGGGAAGTAATAAAGGAATCGAAACCAGATGTTATAGTTGACTTCGCAGAACAAAGATCTGCTCCCTATTCCATGAAAGACTTGGATCATGCAGTTTACACAATAAATAATAATCTTGACGGAACTCTTAATTTAATTTATCTAGTAAAAGAAATTGATCCTTCGATACACATTTTAAAAATGGGAACTATGGGCGAATATGGCACTCCAAATTTTGATATTCCAGAGTCTGCTTTTATAGAGGCCACTATTAATGGTAAGAAAGATAAAATATTCACACCAAGATGGGGCGGCTCTGTTTATCATTTTTCCAAAATATTTGACAGTTACCTTTTAGCTTACTTTAACCAACTTTTTGGATTAACTATAACTGACATCATGCAAGGCCCAGTTTACGGTAGTAGAATTTCAGAAATAGTAAACGAGTCTTTAAGGACCAGATTCGATTTTGACGAAGTCTGGGGCACAGTAGTAAATAGGTTCTGCGTTGAAGCAGTTTTAGGACTTCCATTAACACCTTACGGTAAGGGAGGACAAACTAGAGGATTCATTTCACTAGAAGATAGTGTCGAGGCTCTAAGAACATTAATAGAACACCCACCGAAACAAGGTGAGTACAGAGTTGTTAACCAATTTATGGAAATTCACAGTGTAAATGAAATAGCGCAAATGGTTAAAGAAGCAGGAGAAGAATTAGGCTTGCATGTAGAAATAAAGCACGTTGAGAATCCAAGAGTTGAAGCTGAAGAGCATTATTATAATCCTGAAAGGAAAATTTTGGAGTCCTTGGGTTTCACTCCAAAGAGGTTCATGAGAGAAGAGGTAAAGAATATGATAGAAGATCTGCTACCTTATAGGGAAAGGCTTGAGAAATTTAAGGACGTAATTATGCCTAAAACAAAATGGAGAAAATGA
- a CDS encoding CBS domain-containing protein, with protein sequence MEEVVKEYMKSNVISVEKSLTLKEVTEIMTKNNVGSVIVVDHGKPIGIITEKDIVRALGSGKDLNTKAEEIMTASLITIREDAPITGALSLMRTNNIRHLPVVNEEGKLTGILSIRDVARALDDMYENYLD encoded by the coding sequence ATGGAAGAAGTAGTTAAAGAATACATGAAAAGTAACGTAATTTCGGTTGAGAAATCTCTTACTTTAAAAGAAGTAACTGAAATCATGACTAAAAATAATGTAGGCTCGGTAATAGTGGTTGATCACGGAAAACCGATAGGCATAATAACTGAAAAAGATATTGTCAGAGCATTAGGTAGCGGAAAGGATTTGAATACAAAGGCTGAGGAAATAATGACTGCATCCTTGATTACGATAAGAGAAGATGCTCCCATAACTGGAGCTTTAAGTTTAATGAGAACGAACAATATTAGACATCTTCCGGTGGTTAACGAAGAAGGTAAACTTACTGGAATATTATCAATAAGAGACGTAGCGAGAGCCTTAGACGATATGTACGAGAATTATTTAGATTAA